AATATTACAAAAATTAAATAAATTATTAGGCTCATCTATAATTATTTTTGTTAAAAATGAATTAGAACTTATTGCTTCATTTTCTTTTCCAAAATCAAACTTGCTATCTATAGAAACCAAGTTTACCATTTGCTCTAAATCATCGTAAGCCCTATAAAGTGAGTAAGTTATATCTTGTGACCCACCTATAACTATTGGGATAATTTTTCTTTTTATTAAACCTGATGTTATTTTTTTTACAGCAAAATAAGTATCCTCTTTCGAATTTCCTGCAAGGACATCTCCTAAATCAGCAATACTTGCTTTCCAATTACCAGGAAACATACCATACAATTCTTTTCGAATCGCATTTAAATCAACATCAACTATTGCTTTTTTATCACCACTATTATCAAGAACACCAATTATCGCAATATTAATCTTGTCTAAATCTGGAACCGAGTCGTTAGTATGTAGTACAATTTTACTGCCCAAATGTTGAGCAGACAAATCCTGTATATACTTTAGAATATCACTATCTAATGGTACTAAAAAATCAAACTCCATTTTATATTTATTTCTATATTCCCTCAGAATAATCTAAGATTAATTGAATCTAATTCTTTATTTCTTTTTAACCGCTGGTTTCTTAGCAGCAGGCTTCTTGGCTGCTGTTGTTTTTTTAGCAGCAACTTTTTTAGCTGGCGTTTTTTTGGCAATCATTTCCTGAACCTCAACTAATGTCAACTTTGTTGCATCAACATCTTTACTAAGCTCAATTTTTATTTTGCCTTTTGTTATTACAGAACGCCCCCAACGAGCTTTTTCTACTAATATACCTTCGTCTTCCCAGTTATGAAGTACTTTATCAATATTCTTCTGTAATTTATCTTCTATTAAAGCTTCAATATCAGATTGTGAAAGATTATCAAAATCATACTTCTTGCTTACATTTATAAAGATTCCATTCCATTTAATAAAAGGACCAAAACGACCCGTACCTTTTTGCACACCTTCTCCTTTATAAATAGCAATTGGCGCATCAGCAATAGCTTTTTCATCAATTAATTCCTGAGCTCTTACCATTGAAACATCCAATGGATCTTCTCCTCTTGGCAAGGAAATAAAAACGCTTCCATGTCGTACATAAGGACCAAAACGACCATTACTTACTTCTACTTCTTCTTCTTTATAAAGACCCAAATTTTTCGGAAGCAAAAACAAATTCAAAGCTTCTTCTAAAGTAATATTACCAATGTTTTGCTCATGTCTTAGACTAGCAAACTTTTTATCTTCATCTTCGGCATCTCCAATTTGAGACATTGGTCCAAATTTCCCTAAACGAACCGAAACTGGTTTACCAGATTCTGGATCAACTCCTAGTATACGTTCTCCGCTTTCTCTATCAGCATTAGCTTCAACATCTTTCACCGTTGGATGAAATTCATTGTAAAACTCTTGCATCATTTTAGTCCATTCGATGTTACCTTCGGCGATTTCGTCAAAATCATGTTCTACTTTCGCAGTAAAATTATAATCCAAAATATTACCAAAATTCTTAACCAAGAAATCAGTAACAATCGTACCAATATCTGTAGGTACTAATTTTCCTTTATCCGAACCTGTATTTTCTTTAAGTAACTTCTCAGCCAATTTATCAGACTGTAAAGTCAATTGCGTATAATTACGTTCCTGACCTTCTAAATTCCCTTTTTCAACATAATTTCTGTTGATAATCGTAGAAATAGTTGGTGCATAAGTAGATGGACGCCCAATTCCAAGCTCTTCTAATTTTTTCACCAAAGAAGCCTCTGTATATCGTGCAGCTGCTCTCGAATATCTTTCGGTTGCAGTAATATAATTGTTTTGCAATTTTTCGTTAACCTTCATAGCAGGCAACATTCCTTCTTGCTCTTCTTCGTCATCATCATTTCCTTCAAGATACACTTTCAAGAAACCTTCAAAAAGCAAAACCTCACCCGAAGCTGTAAAAACTTCATCATGATTATTCGCTTCAATTTTAACATTGGTACGTTCTAGCTTTGCTTCACTCATTTGTGAGGCTAAAGTTCTTTTCCAAATCAAATCATACAAACGCGCTTGGTCTCTATCAATGTTCACCGTGTGACGTGACATGTCAGTAGGACGAATCGCTTCGTGAGCTTCCTGTGCACCTTTGCTTTTGTTTACGAAAGTACGTGGAAACGAAAATTCTTTTCCGTAAGACTTGATGATTTCAGCCTGGGCCGCATCCATAGCATCTTTCGATAAATTCACACTATCCGTTCTCATATAGGTTATAAGTCCAGCTTCGTATAAACGTTGCGCCAACTGCATAGTGATTCCAACTGGCAAATATAATTTCCTAGCAGCCTCTTGTTGCAAAGTTGAAGTTGTAAAAGGAGCTGTTGGTGATTTTTTGGTAGGTTTAGTTTCTAAATCTGCTACCTTATATATAGAACCGATATTCTTTTTCAAGAAATCTTCGGCCTCTTTTTTAGTATTGAAGTTTTTTGGAAGTTTAGCTTTGAAAGATTTTCCAGCTTCGTTAGTAAATTCAGCCACTACCGAATACGTTGCTACAGCTTTAAAATTCTGAATTTCACGTTCTCTTTCAACAATCAAACGAACTGAAACCGACTGAACACGACCAGCAGACAAACCACCTTTTACTTTTCTCCAAAGTACTGGAGACAATTCATAACCTACTAAACGATCCAAGACTCTACGAGCTTGTTGTGCATTAACTAAATTATAGTCAATTTCACGAGGATTATCAATCGCTTTAAGAATAGCAGTTTTGGTAATCTCATGAAAAACAATACGTTTGGTTTTCTCTTTTTTAAGTTTCAATTCTTCCGCCAAATGCCAAGAAATAGCCTCACCCTCGCGGTCCTCATCACTTGCTAACCAAACCATATCGGCATTTTTAGCTAAGGTTTTTAATTTGGACACTAACGCTTTCTTATCTGCAGAAACTTCGTATTTGGGTTTAAATCCATTTTCGACATCAACCCCAATTTCTTTAGAAGGTAAATCGGCGATATGTCCATAACTTGACTCAACCTGATAATCACTTCCTAGAAATTTTTCGATTGTTTTCGCCTTTGCAGGGGACTCAACTATCACTAAATTCTTTGCCATATTGCTTTTGTTTGAATCGCAAAAGTAATTTTTTTTTTTAAATATCACCCTTTCATTGATTTTAAAAACGATTTAAATCCGATAAACAATCATTCTTACCGTTCAAAACAAACCAAATTGACCTATTTCACAACTCTAAACACATTAATTGTAAGTTCCAAATAAGCAAAAGAAGAAATCAGAAACCTTACTAATAAACTAATTTTTTTAAGGAGCAGAAGCAATAGGCATTTTAAGAAGCATGGTACCCGCTATTCGTTTCAATCTTGTCGCCCGAACCCCGGGCAACAAGGATTTTCACTACTATCGGGGCTAAAGAGAGATATTTTGGTATTTTGAAAACATTAAGCATTTTGAAAATCAATACCATTTACTGCCAATAATCCCATTTTTGACGTTCTGAACCCCAAGTTTGGCGTCCAAGACTCCATGAATGGCGTTATACAACCCCAAATTTCACGTCGCGAACGCCAAATTTCACGTTCCTAACGTCAAATTTGGCGTCAAGAACCTAAAGTTTGGGGTTATAGGACGCCAAACTTTACGTCTCCAACGCCATCGATGGGGTTCGGAACGCCAAACTTGGAGTCCGAAACCCCAAACTTGGGGTTTTTAGCATAATCAACAACACCTCACTTATCATCCATACAATCCCTAATTAGCAATTCACAATTAAAAACTAACTTATACCTATATATTATACCTCAATCGATAATTAATATATTCAAAAACAAAATATATAAGTTAATTACTTAAATTTAACTACGAACAACCCAATCTAAACTTAGACAACCGCCCGATGAATAGAATAGAGCAACTAAAAAAACTCGAAGAAAAACAAATTTGGGACATCATCATCATTGGCGGAGGCGCTAATGGATTAGGAACTGCGGTCGATTCGGCTAGCAGAGGTTACAAAACACTACTTTTAGAAGCGGTCGATTTTGCGAAAGGTACTTCAAGCCGAAGTACCAAATTAATTCACGGAGGTGTTCGCTACTTAGAGCAAGGCAATTTTGCATTAGTTATAGAAGCCTTAAAAGAAAGAGGGTTAATGATGAGAAATGCAAAACACCTCACAAAAAACGAATCCTTCATTATTCCTAATTACAACTGGTGGGGAGGGATTTTCTATACTTTAGGATTAAAATTTTACGATCATTTAGCAGATAAATTAAGCCTTGGAACTTCAAAGTATTTATCCAAAGAAAAAACACTTTCATTACTTCCATCCATAAAAGAAAAAGGACTAAGAAGCGGAGTACTCTACCACGATGGACAATTTGACGACTCTCGATTGGCTATAAATTTGGCACAAACTGCAATAGAAAAAGGAGCTTGTGTACTCAATCATTGTAAGGTCACTCAACTCTTAAAAAATGATAATAACAAAATCATCGGAATCGTAACTATTGACGAGGAAACCCAAAAACAATACACTATAAAAGGCAAAGCGGTGATTAATGCAACTGGTGTTTTCACCAATGCGATTATGAAACTAAACGATACTGATTATAAAAAATATATTGTGCCAAGCCAAGGAATCCATTTAGTTTTTGATAAATCATTTTTACCGGGAGACCATGCTTTGATGATTCCAAAAACGAGTGATGGAAGAGTTCTTTTTGCAGTGCCTTGGCATGATAAAATTGTAGTGGGAACTACAGATACTTTAGTAAAGAAATCGGAATTGGAACCAATAGCACTGGAAGAAGAAATCGATTTTGTATTAGAAACAGCACAAAGATACTTAACTAAAACTCCAACGCGAGCTGACGTACTTTCGGTTTTTGCAGGATTGCGACCTCTTGTTGCGCCCGAAAATAAAGGACAAAGCACTAAAGAAGTTTCGAGAAGCCACAAAATAATTGTTTCTGAAACTGGATTAATCACCATCACGGGTGGAAAATGGACAACCTACCGCAAAATCGCAGAAGATATTGTAGACAAAACCATTGAAGTCCACCAATTACGCAAGCGCAAATGCAAAACCAAAACCTTATCTATTCACGGAAATAGAAAGAATAGTATTAAAGATTTTGAAAATCACTTGTTTGTTTACGGAACAGATAAAATAAGTATTCTACAACTTCAAAAAAGTGAACCCGAACTAAAAGAGAAACTTCATCCTAATTATGATTACACTTTAGCGGAGGTGGTTTGGGCAATTCGAAATGAAATGGCTACAACTGTTGAAGATGTTTTGGCGAGACGTGTTAGGTTGTTGTTTTTGGATGCAAGAGCTTCAATTGAATGTTCTAATAAAGTTGCTCACTTACTGGCTGATGAATTGGGACATGATGAAATTTGGATTCAAAATCAACTGGCAAATTTTAAGAATGTTGCCAATGGGTTTCTTTTGAAAGAATTTCGGGTTTCATAAAAACAATTGAATCTATCAAAACCTGAACTCGATTATAATTACCTTAATAATTCCGCTCCGATGGAGCTCCAGATAGACTGCCAATTTTTGATTTTCTATAAATATTTCGCCACGCTGTGGCTTCATTTAAAAAAACTAGATGTGCAATATTTATAAACCATAGCATTTCACCATTGTTTAGCTTGATTAAAAAACTCCATAGGAGTGCAATATTTATAGACCGTAAATGCATTTTAACCCGAGCTCCATCGGAGCGACATATATCGACAATCAAATACTGGATTTAAAACCAAATCTATTTTGAAACCAAATGCCCTAGTCCCGATTGAAGTGAAAAGCCCGGAGCAAAAAAAGCAAAAGTTTCCTGTGAAAGAAAAGCGACCAACGGAAGCTCTTTCTAGCACTTTGGAAACTTTACTTTTTTTGTGAGGACTTGTAACGAAAAGCTGGAATTAACTCCTAAAAACCCTACCCGTTATAAACTATATAAAAAGTTGTTAATTCTTCGGCTGACATCTTGTCATAATCACCGCAATTGCCGTATATTTGCGCTTTGAAAATACCCTAATGGAAAAGATAATTGAAGAAAGCAAACAAGGGGATAGCCTTGTACTAGAACATAAACCAGAGAATACTAAAAAACTTTTTATAGAGAGTTACGGCTGTGCGATGAATTTTTCGGATAGCGAAATTGTCGCTTCTATATTGTCTGATGGAGGATATAATACTACTTCGGTTTTGGAAGAAGCCGATTTGGTTTTGGTTAATACGTGTTCAATTCGCGATAAAGCTGAACAAACAATTCGCAAGCGTTTAGAGAAATATAATGCAGTGAAACGTATAAATCCGAAGATGAAAGTTGGAGTTTTGGGTTGTATGGCGGAACGTTTGAAAGAAAAATTTCTTGATGAAGAGAAAATCGTTGACCTTGTTGTTGGTCCTGATGCCTATAAAGATTTACCGAATTTATTAAGTGAAGTTGAAGATGGTCGCGATGCGATAAATGTTGTTTTGTCAAAAGAAGAAACTTACGGAGACATCTCCCCTGTTCGATTGATGAGCAACGGGATTACAGCTTTGGTTTCGATTACAAGAGGTTGCGATAATATGTGTACATTTTGTGTGGTTCCTTTTACCCGCGGTCGTGAACGCAGTCGTGAGCCACAAAGTATCATGAATGAAATTCAAGATTTATGGAGTAAAGGATTTAAGGAAATTACACTTTTAGGACAAAATGTTGATAGTTACTTGTGGTATGGCGGAGGATTAAAGAAAGACTTTGTTAATGCTACTGAAATGCAACAAGCAACAGCTGTAGATTTTGATCAATTACTTGAAATGGTAGCGGTTGGTTTCCCAAAAATGCGTATTCGTTTTTCGACTTCGAATCCGCAAGATATGCACGAAAGCATTTTGCATGTTATTGCAAAATATCCAAATATTTGCAAACATATTCACCTACCTGTTCAATCGGGAAGTAACAGAATCCTGAAAGAAATGAATCGTTTGCACAGCAGAGAAGAATACATGGCTTTGATTGATAAAATTCGCTCTATTATTCCTGATGGTGCTATTTCGCAAGATATGATTTCGGGATTCCCTACAGAGACTGAGGAAGATCATCAAGACACTTTGAGTTTGATGGAGTATGTAAAATATAACTTTGGTTATATGTACAGCTATTCGGAACGTCCAGGAACTTTGGCGGGAAGAAAAATGAAAGATGATGTTCCAGAAGAAACTAAAGCACGAAGATTGCAGGAAATTGTCGATTTGCAACAAAAACACGCTTGGTTTCGCTCTGAGGAATTTATTGGAAAGACCGTAGAAGTTTTGGTTGAGAAAGTTTCTAAAAAATCTAAAGAAGAGTTTTCAGGAAGAAATTCACAAAGTATTACAGTTGTTTTTCCAAAAGAGGATTATAAAATTGGAGATTTTGTTAATGTAAAAATTACAAGCTGCACCAGTGGAACTTTGAAAGGTGAAGCTGTTGGATATTCTGAAATGAATTAATTTTTTTTGACCACAAATTACACAAATTTTCACAAATTCATTTTTTTAAATAAGTTCAATATGACTGACTCTACTGAGTATTATTACAAGAAGGATGAAAATTATAAAATTGTAGGTCTATGTATGGAAGTTCATCGATTATTAGGCCCAGGTTTACTTGAAATCATTTACAAAGATGCCTTAGAGATAGAATTCAAAAGTCATAACATTCCATACGAAAGGGAAAAAGAATACAGTGTAGAATACAAAGGAATTATTTTACCACATAAATTTTATGCAGATTTTGTAGTCTATAATGATATTATTCTCGAAGTAAAATCAGTAAAAGAAATCAGTAATGAGCATC
The Flavobacterium sp. 5 DNA segment above includes these coding regions:
- the topA gene encoding type I DNA topoisomerase, whose product is MAKNLVIVESPAKAKTIEKFLGSDYQVESSYGHIADLPSKEIGVDVENGFKPKYEVSADKKALVSKLKTLAKNADMVWLASDEDREGEAISWHLAEELKLKKEKTKRIVFHEITKTAILKAIDNPREIDYNLVNAQQARRVLDRLVGYELSPVLWRKVKGGLSAGRVQSVSVRLIVEREREIQNFKAVATYSVVAEFTNEAGKSFKAKLPKNFNTKKEAEDFLKKNIGSIYKVADLETKPTKKSPTAPFTTSTLQQEAARKLYLPVGITMQLAQRLYEAGLITYMRTDSVNLSKDAMDAAQAEIIKSYGKEFSFPRTFVNKSKGAQEAHEAIRPTDMSRHTVNIDRDQARLYDLIWKRTLASQMSEAKLERTNVKIEANNHDEVFTASGEVLLFEGFLKVYLEGNDDDEEEQEGMLPAMKVNEKLQNNYITATERYSRAAARYTEASLVKKLEELGIGRPSTYAPTISTIINRNYVEKGNLEGQERNYTQLTLQSDKLAEKLLKENTGSDKGKLVPTDIGTIVTDFLVKNFGNILDYNFTAKVEHDFDEIAEGNIEWTKMMQEFYNEFHPTVKDVEANADRESGERILGVDPESGKPVSVRLGKFGPMSQIGDAEDEDKKFASLRHEQNIGNITLEEALNLFLLPKNLGLYKEEEVEVSNGRFGPYVRHGSVFISLPRGEDPLDVSMVRAQELIDEKAIADAPIAIYKGEGVQKGTGRFGPFIKWNGIFINVSKKYDFDNLSQSDIEALIEDKLQKNIDKVLHNWEDEGILVEKARWGRSVITKGKIKIELSKDVDATKLTLVEVQEMIAKKTPAKKVAAKKTTAAKKPAAKKPAVKKK
- a CDS encoding glycerol-3-phosphate dehydrogenase/oxidase; the protein is MNRIEQLKKLEEKQIWDIIIIGGGANGLGTAVDSASRGYKTLLLEAVDFAKGTSSRSTKLIHGGVRYLEQGNFALVIEALKERGLMMRNAKHLTKNESFIIPNYNWWGGIFYTLGLKFYDHLADKLSLGTSKYLSKEKTLSLLPSIKEKGLRSGVLYHDGQFDDSRLAINLAQTAIEKGACVLNHCKVTQLLKNDNNKIIGIVTIDEETQKQYTIKGKAVINATGVFTNAIMKLNDTDYKKYIVPSQGIHLVFDKSFLPGDHALMIPKTSDGRVLFAVPWHDKIVVGTTDTLVKKSELEPIALEEEIDFVLETAQRYLTKTPTRADVLSVFAGLRPLVAPENKGQSTKEVSRSHKIIVSETGLITITGGKWTTYRKIAEDIVDKTIEVHQLRKRKCKTKTLSIHGNRKNSIKDFENHLFVYGTDKISILQLQKSEPELKEKLHPNYDYTLAEVVWAIRNEMATTVEDVLARRVRLLFLDARASIECSNKVAHLLADELGHDEIWIQNQLANFKNVANGFLLKEFRVS
- the miaB gene encoding tRNA (N6-isopentenyl adenosine(37)-C2)-methylthiotransferase MiaB, which gives rise to MEKIIEESKQGDSLVLEHKPENTKKLFIESYGCAMNFSDSEIVASILSDGGYNTTSVLEEADLVLVNTCSIRDKAEQTIRKRLEKYNAVKRINPKMKVGVLGCMAERLKEKFLDEEKIVDLVVGPDAYKDLPNLLSEVEDGRDAINVVLSKEETYGDISPVRLMSNGITALVSITRGCDNMCTFCVVPFTRGRERSREPQSIMNEIQDLWSKGFKEITLLGQNVDSYLWYGGGLKKDFVNATEMQQATAVDFDQLLEMVAVGFPKMRIRFSTSNPQDMHESILHVIAKYPNICKHIHLPVQSGSNRILKEMNRLHSREEYMALIDKIRSIIPDGAISQDMISGFPTETEEDHQDTLSLMEYVKYNFGYMYSYSERPGTLAGRKMKDDVPEETKARRLQEIVDLQQKHAWFRSEEFIGKTVEVLVEKVSKKSKEEFSGRNSQSITVVFPKEDYKIGDFVNVKITSCTSGTLKGEAVGYSEMN
- a CDS encoding GxxExxY protein, which produces MTDSTEYYYKKDENYKIVGLCMEVHRLLGPGLLEIIYKDALEIEFKSHNIPYEREKEYSVEYKGIILPHKFYADFVVYNDIILEVKSVKEISNEHLAQTLNYMKLADTPIGIIANFQNKSLVHKRLINT